The genomic region CCTCCTGCGCGAAGGTCTCGTCCATCTGCTGGAGCGCTTCGGCCACCAGGTGCTCGCCGCGGTGGGCGACGGCCCGGCCCTGCTCGCCGCCGCCCGGGAACACCGCCCCGACCTGGTGATCACGGACGTCCGTATGCCACCGGGCCAGACGGACGAAGGCCTGCGCACGGCCCGCCGGCTCCAGGCCGAGCAGCCCTGTCTGGCGGTCCTCGTGCTCAGCCAGTACGTCGAGCAGACCTTCGCCGATGAGCTCCTGGACGACCGCCGCACCAGCGTCGGAACGGGCTACCTCCTCAAGGAACGCATCGGCGACGTCGAGGAGTTCGCCGACGCCGTCGCCCGCGTCGCCGCCGGTGCGACGGTCGTCGATCCGG from Streptomyces chartreusis NRRL 3882 harbors:
- a CDS encoding response regulator yields the protein MRQSLRIVLAEDAVLLREGLVHLLERFGHQVLAAVGDGPALLAAAREHRPDLVITDVRMPPGQTDEGLRTARRLQAEQPCLAVLVLSQYVEQTFADELLDDRRTSVGTGYLLKERIGDVEEFADAVARVAAGATVVDPEVVRQLLARRRDPLDRLTPREREVLALMAEGRSNAAIARRLVVTDAAVAKHIASILQKLDLPPSAPDDHRRVLAVLAYLRA